A stretch of Fundicoccus culcitae DNA encodes these proteins:
- the ypfJ gene encoding KPN_02809 family neutral zinc metallopeptidase — protein sequence MKWEDLRRSKNVQDRRGQNNQSGRTSSNPRGRGGGTNRSSGGLLNLLLPLLMSSGGGKWILIIILALGLFGGGFGLFDGVLDQSSNNQVIQTTTNQQTVNTDDLASDEELDFLAAVLGFTEDYWTQTFENYDMVYEPTSLVVYTAGTPTGGCGYGDSAAGPFYCPADQTIYIDMDFYHQLATRYQAPGDFAMAYVLAHEVGHHVQNLTGIMDEYNSARRGASENTANELNVRLELQADYFAGAWANYVQDHGLLEIGDLEEAMQAAYAVGDDTLQEAAYGRVVPDSFTHGTSQQRQNWFYRGFEYGDFEHSDTFSGSIDI from the coding sequence ATGAAATGGGAAGATTTACGACGCAGTAAAAATGTACAAGATCGACGTGGACAAAATAATCAATCAGGTCGCACAAGTTCAAATCCGAGGGGTAGAGGTGGAGGAACCAACCGCTCATCAGGTGGTTTACTTAATCTGCTGCTCCCTCTACTGATGTCAAGTGGTGGTGGGAAATGGATCTTAATCATTATTCTGGCTTTAGGATTGTTTGGTGGTGGTTTTGGATTGTTTGATGGTGTTTTAGATCAGTCATCGAATAATCAAGTCATACAAACAACGACTAACCAACAGACCGTTAATACAGATGATTTAGCCTCTGATGAAGAACTTGATTTTTTAGCTGCCGTATTAGGTTTTACGGAAGATTATTGGACGCAAACATTTGAAAACTACGATATGGTCTATGAACCAACGTCTTTAGTTGTTTATACAGCTGGCACCCCAACCGGTGGTTGTGGCTATGGAGACAGTGCTGCTGGCCCGTTTTATTGTCCGGCTGATCAAACAATCTATATTGATATGGATTTCTATCATCAATTGGCCACCCGTTACCAAGCACCAGGCGATTTTGCTATGGCTTATGTCCTTGCCCATGAAGTGGGCCATCATGTCCAAAATTTAACGGGAATAATGGATGAGTATAACAGTGCACGCCGGGGTGCTTCGGAAAACACCGCTAATGAACTGAATGTTCGCCTAGAACTTCAAGCAGATTATTTCGCAGGTGCGTGGGCTAACTATGTGCAAGACCATGGTTTGCTTGAAATCGGTGATTTGGAAGAAGCCATGCAAGCCGCTTATGCAGTCGGTGACGATACCCTACAAGAAGCTGCCTATGGTCGGGTTGTACCGGATAGCTTTACACATGGCACATCGCAACAACGGCAAAATTGGTTTTATCGTGGGTTTGAGTACGGCGATTTTGAACATTCAGATACCTTTAGTGGTTCCATCGATATTTAA
- the cls gene encoding cardiolipin synthase, with translation MLKKLLNNSTFIRLFIYLILIIIQIAWWYVFFTNIISHSALINAILTLFSVFMILYLVSKDESPAYRISWIIVISLMPIFGGLLYAAMGNKRPQKSMTRLLNNQSKLHMHEMETVPSAKKLLFQKDQRLGSMSQYIHDYGDSPVYTNTGVTYFPAGETMMDTLLKDLEEAKEHIFIEFFIIEDGLMMSQIFDVLKKKAKEGVDVRLIYDDFGCLLRLPSDFDKQMEAEGIKTLKFNPVMPILSLVYNTRDHRKMILIDREIGYTGGLNIADEYINHVERFGYWKDNMIRMDGPATWNLTVLFLNMWNAFYPTDDSYVPFKPIEKMDETFDLMANDENISATGFVQSFGDSPLDDEVLGENVYRDMLNAAKDYVYIYTPYLVVSYELQTAMTLAAKRGVDVRLMTPGIPDKPIVYRMTRSHYRPLLEGGVKIYEYTPGFLHAKTFIVDDKIVNIGTINLDYRSLYLHFETGTMLYYHPVIKDIKADFLESQSVSKQIQLTDIKTTSIGALWDAILRLVAPFV, from the coding sequence TTGCTAAAAAAATTATTAAATAATTCGACATTCATTCGACTGTTCATTTATCTGATTTTAATCATCATTCAAATTGCTTGGTGGTACGTATTTTTTACCAACATTATCAGTCATTCTGCTTTGATAAATGCTATTTTAACGCTTTTTTCCGTTTTTATGATTTTATATCTGGTCAGTAAAGATGAAAGTCCTGCCTATCGAATTAGTTGGATTATTGTTATTTCTTTAATGCCAATTTTTGGTGGCTTATTATATGCAGCAATGGGGAATAAAAGGCCTCAAAAAAGTATGACACGGTTATTGAATAATCAGTCAAAATTGCATATGCATGAGATGGAGACCGTTCCTTCAGCCAAAAAGTTGTTATTTCAAAAGGACCAGCGCCTGGGTTCCATGAGTCAATATATTCATGACTATGGGGACAGCCCTGTCTATACCAATACAGGTGTGACGTACTTTCCTGCTGGTGAAACGATGATGGATACGTTACTTAAGGATTTAGAAGAGGCAAAAGAACATATTTTCATTGAGTTTTTTATTATTGAAGATGGGTTAATGATGTCACAAATTTTTGATGTTTTAAAAAAGAAAGCTAAAGAAGGGGTAGATGTTCGCCTTATTTATGATGATTTTGGTTGCCTCCTGCGTTTACCTTCTGACTTTGATAAACAGATGGAAGCCGAAGGCATTAAAACCTTAAAATTTAATCCAGTTATGCCTATTCTCTCGTTAGTTTATAATACGCGGGATCACCGAAAAATGATTCTGATTGACCGTGAAATTGGCTATACGGGTGGTTTGAATATTGCTGATGAATATATTAATCATGTCGAGCGTTTTGGTTATTGGAAAGATAATATGATTCGGATGGATGGCCCAGCCACATGGAATTTAACGGTTCTTTTTCTGAATATGTGGAATGCTTTTTACCCAACCGATGATTCATATGTTCCGTTTAAGCCAATTGAAAAAATGGATGAAACATTTGATTTGATGGCAAACGATGAGAATATTAGTGCTACCGGCTTTGTGCAATCGTTTGGCGACTCTCCCTTAGATGACGAGGTATTAGGGGAAAATGTTTATCGTGATATGCTGAATGCGGCAAAAGATTATGTTTATATTTATACCCCTTATTTAGTCGTCTCTTATGAATTGCAAACAGCGATGACACTAGCTGCTAAAAGAGGTGTTGATGTACGCTTGATGACACCCGGCATACCTGATAAACCGATTGTGTACCGGATGACCCGGTCGCATTACCGTCCTTTACTTGAGGGTGGGGTTAAAATCTATGAATATACACCAGGCTTTTTACACGCAAAGACTTTTATTGTTGACGATAAAATCGTTAATATTGGTACCATTAATCTGGATTATCGTTCATTATATTTACATTTTGAAACAGGGACCATGTTATATTACCATCCAGTTATTAAGGACATTAAAGCAGACTTCTTGGAGTCGCAAAGTGTTTCCAAACAAATTCAATTAACTGATATTAAAACAACTTCTATTGGAGCACTTTGGGATGCCATCTTACGTTTAGTAGCACCCTTTGTTTAA